A region from the Halosolutus gelatinilyticus genome encodes:
- a CDS encoding TIGR01548 family HAD-type hydrolase, whose translation MNADAVVLDVDGVLVDVADSYRRAIVDSIEHVYERTIRKPDIQRFKDAGGFNNDWELTYAAALYVLATEEGYRDSIAGFTDRIAAEGGGLEAAETVVRDAIGARATQRVTDRWDPNRLRDVFQQLYLGADLYRGIESGEPDLETRGFIHDEPVVLESEARDALLGDYDVGILTGRPEAEAEIALDRVGLDDEIPVEYRFTMDDWEEGKPHPRALVTLAERFDADAVAFVGDTLDDIRTAVNATEADPDRDYHGIGVLTGGLTGEEGRRKYEDEGASAVVDSVNDVPGLLEE comes from the coding sequence ATGAACGCAGACGCCGTCGTGTTAGACGTCGACGGCGTGCTCGTCGACGTCGCCGACTCCTACCGCCGGGCGATCGTCGACTCGATCGAGCACGTCTACGAGCGGACGATCCGAAAGCCCGACATCCAGCGGTTCAAGGACGCCGGCGGATTCAACAACGACTGGGAACTCACCTATGCGGCCGCCCTCTACGTCCTCGCGACCGAGGAGGGGTACCGCGATTCGATCGCCGGCTTCACCGATCGGATCGCCGCCGAGGGCGGCGGGCTGGAGGCCGCCGAGACCGTCGTTCGCGACGCGATCGGCGCACGGGCGACCCAGCGCGTGACCGATCGTTGGGATCCCAATCGACTCCGTGACGTCTTCCAGCAGCTGTACCTCGGCGCGGACCTCTACCGCGGGATCGAGAGCGGCGAGCCCGACCTCGAAACGCGCGGGTTCATCCACGACGAACCCGTCGTGCTGGAGAGCGAGGCCCGCGATGCGCTCCTCGGGGACTACGACGTCGGCATCCTGACCGGCCGCCCGGAGGCCGAAGCGGAGATCGCCCTCGATCGGGTCGGCCTGGACGACGAGATCCCCGTCGAGTACCGGTTCACGATGGACGACTGGGAGGAGGGCAAACCGCACCCCCGCGCGCTGGTGACCCTCGCGGAGCGCTTCGACGCCGACGCCGTGGCGTTCGTCGGGGATACGCTGGACGATATTCGGACGGCGGTCAACGCTACCGAGGCGGACCCCGATCGGGACTACCACGGGATCGGCGTGCTCACCGGCGGGCTGACCGGTGAGGAGGGCCGCCGAAAGTACGAGGACGAAGGTGCGTCGGCGGTCGTCGACTCGGTCAACGACGTTCCCGGCCTGCTCGAGGAGTGA
- a CDS encoding UPF0146 family protein, which translates to MSHSRRESETMCDYLADYDRVVEVGVGRRTELAAALVQRGIAVTATDVHAFEVPDGVRFVRDDVVDPDPSIYADAGAIYARNLPPELHRPALDVAREADADFLFTTLGGDQPAVPVERRTIRDGTLYVARSGPR; encoded by the coding sequence GTGTCCCACTCTCGCCGGGAATCCGAGACAATGTGCGATTACCTCGCCGACTACGATCGCGTCGTCGAGGTCGGCGTCGGCCGCCGGACCGAGCTCGCGGCGGCGCTCGTTCAACGGGGCATTGCCGTCACCGCGACGGACGTTCACGCGTTCGAGGTACCTGACGGCGTCCGGTTCGTCCGCGACGACGTCGTCGACCCCGACCCGTCGATCTACGCCGACGCCGGCGCGATCTACGCGCGGAACCTTCCGCCGGAACTCCACCGCCCCGCGCTCGACGTCGCCCGCGAGGCCGACGCCGACTTCCTGTTTACGACGCTCGGCGGCGACCAGCCCGCCGTGCCGGTCGAGCGGAGGACGATCCGGGACGGAACGCTGTACGTGGCCCGATCGGGGCCGCGCTGA
- a CDS encoding FAD-dependent oxidoreductase, producing the protein MREGFSRDDLPGEPTSPWLATTRDDDPPANRLEADRTVDVCVIGAGIAGLSTAINLRDRGRSVAVLERDRVATGVTGKSTAKLTSQHGLIYDHLRREFGRRQARQYAAVQEESIDEVERRIAAAEIDCGFERQPSYLYGDSPGAIEREADAARGAGIDARYVTSVPPFERAAAAVRFDEQAWFDPRSYLLGIADELRADDDAGLFEETRVTDVEPGTPPRVKTEAATVTARRVVVATGFPILDRAGYFARMYPKRSYVLGIRLDGKPPEGMYYRPGDPYRSVRTHRGEETLLLVGGENHKTGQGGSTADRYRRLARWARDRFPVDEIAYRWSTQDYRPADKVPFVGRAGAGAENVLVATGFRGWGMTNGVAAGRLLAARIAGEEHPALDLFDPLRLTPKASFREAAVENADAASEFVTDWARTLLSADRSTLDHGEGRIVRSGGKPIACARDEDGDLHAVSAVCTHMYCLVEWNDAEGSWDCPCHGSRFDPDGTVLEGPANEELPNRSRASNRESNRDSD; encoded by the coding sequence ATGCGCGAGGGCTTCTCCCGCGACGACCTCCCCGGCGAGCCGACCTCGCCGTGGCTCGCGACCACCCGCGACGACGACCCGCCCGCGAACCGACTCGAAGCCGATCGCACGGTCGACGTCTGCGTGATCGGCGCCGGGATCGCCGGCCTCTCGACGGCGATCAACCTGCGCGATCGCGGCCGATCGGTCGCGGTGCTCGAGCGCGACCGGGTCGCGACGGGCGTGACGGGTAAATCGACTGCGAAGCTGACCAGCCAACACGGGCTCATCTACGATCACTTGCGTCGGGAGTTCGGTCGTCGACAGGCCCGACAGTACGCGGCGGTACAGGAGGAGTCGATCGATGAGGTCGAGCGGCGGATCGCGGCGGCCGAAATCGACTGCGGCTTCGAGCGCCAGCCCTCGTACCTCTACGGCGACAGCCCCGGCGCGATCGAACGCGAGGCCGACGCCGCGCGTGGCGCCGGAATCGACGCCAGGTACGTCACTTCGGTGCCGCCGTTCGAGCGGGCGGCCGCGGCCGTCCGGTTCGACGAGCAGGCGTGGTTCGACCCGCGATCGTACCTGCTTGGAATTGCCGACGAACTCCGAGCGGACGACGACGCCGGACTGTTCGAGGAGACCCGCGTCACGGACGTCGAGCCCGGAACGCCACCCCGCGTCAAGACCGAGGCGGCGACGGTGACGGCACGCCGCGTCGTCGTCGCGACCGGCTTCCCGATCCTCGATCGGGCGGGCTACTTCGCCCGGATGTACCCGAAGCGCTCCTACGTGCTGGGAATCCGCCTCGACGGGAAGCCGCCCGAGGGGATGTACTACCGGCCCGGCGACCCCTACCGATCGGTCCGGACCCACCGCGGCGAGGAGACGCTCCTGCTGGTCGGCGGCGAGAATCACAAGACCGGCCAGGGTGGATCGACCGCCGATCGCTATCGGCGCCTCGCCCGCTGGGCGCGCGATCGGTTCCCCGTCGACGAGATCGCCTACCGATGGTCGACCCAGGACTACCGACCGGCCGACAAGGTCCCCTTCGTCGGTCGCGCCGGCGCGGGCGCCGAGAACGTCCTCGTCGCGACCGGCTTCCGCGGCTGGGGGATGACCAACGGCGTCGCCGCCGGCCGACTGCTCGCCGCCAGGATCGCCGGCGAGGAGCACCCGGCGCTCGACCTGTTCGATCCGCTCCGGCTGACGCCGAAGGCGTCGTTCCGCGAGGCCGCCGTCGAGAACGCCGACGCCGCGAGCGAGTTCGTTACCGACTGGGCGCGCACGCTGCTCTCGGCCGATCGATCGACGCTCGACCACGGCGAGGGGCGAATCGTTCGCAGCGGCGGCAAACCGATCGCCTGCGCCCGCGACGAGGACGGCGACCTCCACGCCGTCTCGGCCGTCTGCACCCACATGTACTGTCTCGTGGAGTGGAACGACGCTGAGGGCAGTTGGGATTGTCCCTGCCACGGCTCGCGGTTCGATCCCGACGGAACGGTGCTGGAGGGACCGGCGAACGAGGAGCTGCCGAATCGAAGCCGAGCATCGAACCGAGAGTCGAACCGGGATTCGGACTGA
- a CDS encoding aldo/keto reductase, whose protein sequence is MESDESETFEIGGELTVRRLGFGAMSLGGSNNMHWPDDVDGAKRVLERAVDLGVDFVDTADMYGNGSSECVVGRTINVDRDDIVVATKGGILKQPDASTAVSGDPAYLKNAALRSRVRLETEVIDLYQLHTPDPDVPIEDSVTALAELKDEGLVRHVGLSNVDVEQLERARDVAEIATVQNYYNIANRDQEDVLSACEDAGIGFVPYSPIDKAALDGCEALDEVADAHDASRYQIALAWLLERSDVTIPIPGTSSLEHLEANVAAASIDLTDEQLARLDDAH, encoded by the coding sequence ATGGAATCCGACGAGAGCGAAACGTTCGAAATCGGCGGCGAGTTGACCGTCCGCAGACTCGGGTTCGGCGCGATGAGCCTCGGTGGATCGAACAATATGCACTGGCCCGACGACGTCGACGGCGCGAAGCGCGTCCTCGAACGCGCGGTCGATCTCGGCGTCGATTTCGTCGATACCGCGGACATGTACGGTAACGGTTCGAGCGAGTGCGTCGTCGGTCGGACGATCAACGTCGACCGAGACGACATCGTCGTCGCGACGAAAGGCGGCATCCTCAAACAACCGGACGCGAGCACCGCCGTCAGCGGCGATCCGGCGTACCTGAAGAACGCGGCGCTTCGCAGCCGCGTTCGGCTCGAGACCGAGGTCATCGACCTCTACCAGCTCCACACGCCGGATCCCGACGTGCCCATCGAGGACTCGGTGACCGCCCTCGCCGAATTGAAAGACGAGGGGCTCGTCCGCCACGTCGGCCTCAGCAACGTCGACGTCGAGCAACTCGAACGCGCTCGCGACGTCGCCGAGATCGCGACCGTCCAGAACTACTACAACATCGCCAACCGCGACCAAGAGGACGTCCTGTCCGCCTGCGAGGACGCCGGAATCGGGTTCGTTCCCTACTCGCCGATCGACAAGGCGGCCCTCGACGGGTGCGAGGCCCTCGACGAAGTCGCCGACGCACACGACGCCTCTCGGTACCAGATCGCGCTCGCGTGGTTACTCGAACGCTCGGACGTCACGATTCCCATTCCGGGCACCTCGAGCCTCGAGCACCTCGAAGCGAACGTCGCCGCGGCGTCGATCGACTTGACCGACGAGCAGCTGGCGCGACTCGACGATGCGCACTGA
- a CDS encoding ribosome biogenesis/translation initiation ATPase RLI: protein MADDSIAVVDLDRCQPDRCSYECKNYCPPNRTGKECITLRGEEADQGQPDQVHISEEICLGETCGICVEKCPFDAIEIINLPQELQDDPAHRYGENAFSLYGLPAPQEGQVTGILGPNGIGKTTAVRILAGELEPNLGRYDETVDWDDVLEAYRGTELQDYIADVRDGDVTVARKPQYVDQIPNQFDGNTRELLERTDERDVLDDLAERLSIEPVMEQSIDDLSGGELQRVAIAATLARDTDFYFLDEITPYLDIGQRVTAARLIRELAEEEDRSMLVVEHDLAILDLLADTLHVAYGEPGAYGVITAPKSVRNGINEYLAGYLDNENMRIRPGAIEFQEHAPRSASHGDTLVEYPDLTKSYGDDEFALEVEGGEIRENEVLGIVGPNGIGKSTFAKLLTGNLEPDEGDADLDLEISYKPQYVTIDQHMRVDAFLSSITDQFGSSYWNTEIAQPLQLERIMEQNLSDLSGGERQRVAIAACLSDSADLYLLDEPSAHLDVEQRVQATSAIRRYAEQQDATVLVIDHDIYMIDLLADRLMVFDGEPAVHGRAGQPQPMRDGMNEFLANLNVTFRRDERTSRPRINKPDSQLDKRQKGEGEYYYAP from the coding sequence ATGGCCGACGACAGTATCGCCGTCGTAGACCTCGATCGGTGCCAGCCCGATCGCTGTAGCTACGAGTGTAAGAACTACTGCCCGCCCAACCGGACGGGCAAGGAGTGTATCACCCTGCGCGGCGAGGAGGCCGACCAGGGCCAACCGGATCAGGTCCACATCTCCGAGGAGATCTGTCTCGGCGAGACCTGCGGCATCTGCGTCGAGAAGTGTCCGTTCGACGCGATCGAGATCATCAACCTGCCCCAGGAACTGCAGGACGATCCGGCCCACCGCTACGGCGAGAACGCCTTCTCGCTGTACGGCCTGCCGGCGCCCCAGGAGGGGCAGGTTACCGGCATTCTGGGACCGAACGGGATCGGAAAGACGACCGCCGTCCGCATCCTCGCGGGCGAACTCGAACCCAACCTCGGCCGGTACGACGAGACCGTCGACTGGGACGACGTGCTCGAGGCCTACCGCGGGACGGAACTGCAGGACTACATCGCCGACGTCCGCGACGGCGATGTCACCGTCGCCCGAAAGCCCCAGTACGTCGATCAGATTCCGAACCAGTTCGACGGCAACACCCGCGAACTCCTAGAGCGAACCGACGAGCGCGACGTCTTAGACGACCTGGCCGAGCGGCTCTCGATCGAACCCGTCATGGAACAGTCGATCGACGACCTCTCCGGCGGGGAACTCCAGCGGGTCGCGATCGCGGCGACGCTCGCGCGGGATACGGACTTCTACTTCCTCGACGAGATCACGCCGTACCTGGACATCGGCCAACGAGTGACGGCGGCGCGGCTGATCCGCGAACTCGCCGAGGAGGAGGACAGGTCGATGCTCGTCGTCGAGCACGACCTGGCGATCCTCGACCTGCTCGCGGACACGCTTCACGTCGCCTACGGTGAGCCGGGCGCCTACGGTGTCATCACCGCGCCCAAGTCCGTCCGCAACGGGATCAACGAGTACCTCGCGGGCTACCTCGACAACGAGAACATGCGGATCCGCCCGGGCGCGATCGAGTTCCAGGAACACGCCCCGCGGAGCGCCAGCCACGGCGACACCCTCGTCGAGTACCCCGACCTCACCAAGAGCTACGGCGACGACGAGTTCGCCCTGGAGGTCGAGGGCGGCGAGATCCGCGAGAACGAGGTCCTCGGAATCGTCGGCCCGAACGGGATCGGGAAGTCGACGTTCGCGAAACTGCTGACGGGCAACCTCGAACCCGACGAGGGCGACGCCGATCTGGACCTCGAGATTTCGTACAAACCGCAGTACGTCACGATCGACCAGCACATGCGGGTCGACGCCTTCCTCTCCTCCATCACCGACCAGTTCGGCTCCTCGTACTGGAACACCGAGATCGCCCAGCCGCTGCAGCTAGAGCGGATCATGGAGCAGAACCTCTCCGATCTGTCGGGAGGTGAGCGCCAGCGGGTCGCGATCGCGGCCTGCCTCTCCGACTCGGCCGATCTGTACCTGCTCGACGAGCCCTCGGCCCACCTCGACGTCGAACAGCGGGTGCAGGCGACCAGCGCGATCCGGCGCTACGCCGAACAGCAGGACGCGACCGTCCTGGTCATCGACCACGACATTTACATGATCGACCTGCTCGCCGATCGGCTGATGGTCTTTGACGGCGAACCCGCCGTTCACGGCCGAGCGGGCCAACCCCAGCCCATGCGCGACGGCATGAACGAGTTCCTCGCGAACCTGAACGTCACCTTCCGCCGGGACGAGCGGACCTCCCGACCGCGGATCAACAAGCCCGACTCGCAACTCGACAAGCGACAGAAGGGCGAGGGCGAGTACTACTACGCGCCCTGA
- a CDS encoding metalloprotease family protein yields MAFESETAVFAVVVAFAIVALAVFLRWSGYLIWLAGRLFALPGVVIHEFAHKCACDLVGVPVVEVVYFRFGDPAGYVRHARPERYRASFTISVAPFLVNTVVSFWLFLALAALVSTVGDLRTARPWVLTSAIALGWFALSIGIAAVPSTGDANTLWNRSRSEWRRSPIVLLGIPVVLVIYVANLLSWLWADVLYALAIGLIAFYLFGLAPI; encoded by the coding sequence ATGGCGTTCGAGTCCGAGACTGCGGTGTTCGCCGTCGTCGTCGCGTTCGCGATCGTCGCACTCGCGGTGTTCCTCCGCTGGTCCGGCTACCTGATCTGGCTGGCCGGCCGCCTGTTCGCGCTTCCGGGCGTCGTGATCCACGAGTTCGCCCACAAGTGCGCTTGCGATCTCGTCGGCGTTCCCGTCGTCGAGGTCGTCTACTTCCGGTTCGGCGATCCAGCGGGCTACGTTCGCCACGCCCGGCCCGAGCGCTACCGCGCGTCGTTCACAATCAGCGTCGCGCCGTTTCTCGTCAACACCGTCGTGTCGTTCTGGCTCTTTCTCGCCCTCGCCGCCCTCGTCTCGACGGTCGGCGATCTTCGAACGGCGCGCCCCTGGGTGCTCACAAGCGCGATCGCGCTGGGCTGGTTCGCCCTCTCGATCGGAATCGCGGCGGTTCCGAGCACGGGCGACGCGAATACCCTCTGGAACAGATCGCGATCGGAGTGGCGCCGATCGCCGATCGTCCTGCTCGGGATCCCCGTCGTGCTCGTGATCTACGTCGCCAACCTGCTGTCGTGGCTGTGGGCCGACGTCCTGTACGCGCTCGCGATCGGTTTGATCGCGTTTTATCTTTTCGGCCTCGCGCCAATTTGA
- a CDS encoding archaemetzincin family Zn-dependent metalloprotease — protein MLVDIVPVGNVPAAVKRAASSALRSVYDCDVTINESQSVPNGAYDSGRNQYCAETFIQLAERVGRGEKNIAITPHDLFYRRRNYVFGLAYLDGSGSVVSTYRLQTSSDGGFSTKSASEIFEDRVRKEIVHEIGHTYGLEHCDNNRCVMNFSPTVREVDIKEQNLCGSCQRLIG, from the coding sequence ATGCTCGTCGATATCGTACCGGTCGGCAACGTGCCCGCGGCGGTCAAGCGGGCCGCCTCGTCGGCGTTGCGATCGGTCTACGACTGCGACGTGACGATCAACGAGTCGCAGTCGGTCCCGAACGGCGCGTACGATTCCGGGCGGAATCAGTACTGTGCGGAGACGTTCATCCAGTTGGCCGAGCGCGTCGGCCGCGGCGAGAAAAACATCGCGATCACCCCGCACGACCTCTTCTACCGACGTCGGAACTACGTCTTCGGGCTCGCCTACCTCGACGGCAGCGGCAGCGTCGTCTCGACGTACCGACTCCAGACCTCAAGCGACGGCGGCTTCTCGACCAAGAGCGCGAGCGAAATCTTCGAGGATCGCGTGCGCAAGGAGATCGTCCACGAGATCGGCCACACCTACGGCCTCGAACACTGCGACAACAACCGGTGCGTGATGAACTTCTCCCCGACGGTCCGCGAGGTCGATATCAAAGAGCAGAACCTCTGTGGAAGCTGTCAGCGGCTGATCGGCTGA
- a CDS encoding glycerophosphodiester phosphodiesterase: MTRPSVIAHRGYAGAAPENTVAAAVRAAERDETAMIEIDVQPAACGTPVVIHDERLDGARDGRPLTDASGLVRETAIETVQDARVLGTDETVPTLAELLEAVPDAVGVNVELKNPGADDLRFATSLSPDERDDRREVWTPFVDRVVAECDAFDGEILFSSFYEGALSAVRDVAPEYVAAALVWDDLETGFEIARRYDCEAIHPPRNAIAGTPLARTDYAGMPADEPAIDVVEHARDEGRTVNVWTIETWLQFDQLAARGVDGIIVDHPGLGAILSES; encoded by the coding sequence ATGACCCGTCCCTCCGTCATCGCCCACCGGGGCTACGCCGGCGCCGCTCCCGAAAACACCGTCGCCGCGGCCGTTCGCGCCGCGGAACGCGACGAGACCGCGATGATCGAGATCGACGTCCAGCCAGCGGCTTGCGGGACGCCGGTGGTGATCCACGACGAGCGCCTCGACGGGGCTCGCGACGGGCGCCCGCTCACCGACGCCTCAGGACTGGTTCGCGAGACGGCCATCGAAACGGTACAGGACGCGCGGGTGCTCGGCACCGACGAGACCGTCCCGACGCTCGCCGAACTGCTCGAGGCGGTCCCCGACGCGGTCGGCGTCAACGTCGAACTGAAGAACCCCGGCGCGGACGATCTGCGATTCGCGACGTCGCTCTCCCCCGACGAGCGCGACGATCGGCGCGAGGTCTGGACGCCGTTCGTCGATCGCGTCGTCGCCGAGTGCGACGCGTTCGACGGCGAGATCCTCTTCTCGTCGTTCTACGAGGGGGCGCTGTCGGCCGTCCGCGACGTCGCGCCCGAGTACGTCGCCGCGGCGCTCGTCTGGGACGACCTCGAGACCGGCTTCGAGATCGCCCGCCGCTACGACTGCGAGGCGATCCACCCGCCGCGAAACGCGATCGCCGGGACGCCGCTCGCGCGGACCGACTACGCGGGGATGCCCGCCGACGAGCCCGCGATAGATGTCGTCGAACACGCCCGCGACGAGGGCCGGACCGTGAACGTCTGGACGATCGAGACGTGGCTGCAGTTCGACCAGCTCGCGGCGCGGGGCGTCGACGGGATCATCGTCGACCATCCCGGGCTGGGGGCGATCCTGAGCGAGTCGTAG